Proteins from a genomic interval of Ptychodera flava strain L36383 chromosome 7, AS_Pfla_20210202, whole genome shotgun sequence:
- the LOC139137193 gene encoding putative methyltransferase DDB_G0268948 isoform X1: MAMDGAFSNFFSGSDLTVAYKKFRPTYPEELVKKIVKFGGEKLGDLKFVVDVGCGSGQSTAMLSDHSERVLGVDISPDQIKQAKASTMPSNVEFSVGSCEAIPVDALSVDLITVGTAVHWFDLDKFYKEVDRVLKPGGALAIYTYNGTQAEIEDDAEKTDEINAMLRKFEYEVMSVTRPKQWQDLFNDPQNTFSLLELPYRDSRRDVKLALKNRRTVAGMVGLIKSYSECKEFLRTHPNGDEAFTDLQNKIMAVLKTDKSADETQITCVLPIFLAMSRKPIFPSAE; the protein is encoded by the exons ATGGCTATGGACGGAGCTTTCAGCAATTTCTTCAGCGGGTCCGACCTTACTGTGGCGTACAAAAAGTTTCGGCCCACGTACCCGGAGGAGCTCGTCAAGAAGATTGTGAAGTTCGGTGGCGAGAAG CTTGGGGATCTGAAATTCGTTGTTGATGTTGGCTGCGGCTCGGGGCAAAGCACCGCCATGTTATCTGACCATTCTGAACGTGTACTTGGTGTTGACATCAGTCCAGACCAGATCAAACAGGCCAAGGCCTCAACCATGCCATCTAACGTCGAGTTCAG TGTTGGAAGCTGTGAAGCCATACCTGTGGACGCCCTTAGCGTGGACCTGATAACTGTTGGCACCGCCGTGCACTGGTTTGACCTCGACAAGTTCTATAAAGAGGTGGACAGGGTGTTAAAACCTGGTGGCGCTCTTGCGATTTACACTTACAATGGCACCCAGGCAGAGATTGAGGACGATGCCGAGAAGACGGATGAAATTAACGCCATGCTAAGGAAG TTTGAGTACGAAGTCATGTCTGTCACTCGACCAAAGCAGTGGCAAGACTTGTTCAACGATCCACAGAACACTTTCAGCTTACTTGAGCTCCCTTATCGTGACTCCAGGAG AGATGTTAAATTGGCGCTAAAGAATCGGAGAACTGTTGCTGGTATGGTAGGTTTGATCAAGTCTTACTCCGAATGTAAGGAGTTCCTGAGGACTCATCCAAACGGTGATGAAGCATTCACTGACCTGCAGAATAA aataatgGCCGTTCTGAAGACTGATAAATCTGCTGACGAGACCCAGATAACCTGTGTTTTACCCATCTTTTTGGCAATGTCCAGGAAACCCATATTCCCATCTGCCGAGTAA
- the LOC139137195 gene encoding beta-galactoside alpha-2,6-sialyltransferase 2-like, with protein sequence MRSLPVRKCICVLVCVTLLLTAMFITMDFRVDNTHDLCRSATTCRNRLPPANFGADRHTVLRTTPRTNATVKVTQPKRKAKNPFKVLPSYAERLKGRVNATSSGVLCTLFKKAHASFLNRNSSVLKEGGVADYFPPDLLSTFDRRPAYNKCAIVGSSSFMNNSSLGSEIDMHDAVLRFNFAPVKNHEPDVGSKTTIRLFNNQLLEKASFTQELEKFEDIGRNVTFIMWKGAEAVYDGNLTEWYVRVPHFLKAYIDWTRKHPDIPLHVVNPVTLWRGWDIIQEFFNKPVGKIIPSSGFIGVLVMLPLCGEISVYGMVKPRRDVHDVCHYYVNRTCPPIRKPYHPLEAERNVLRMLNTGSRNELERKGKVTFPGFSSRVCL encoded by the exons ATGAGGAGCTTGCCGGTTCGAAAGTGTATTTGTGTCTTAGTGTGTGTTACACTTCTCCTGACGGCGATGTTTATAACCATGGACTTCAGGGTCGACAATACACACGACCTGTGTCGGTCTGCCACTACCTGTCGAAATCGTTTACCGCCGGCGAATTTCGGAGCAGACCGCCACACAGTTTTAAGGACCACGCCAAGGACGAATGCGACTGTCAAGGTTACACAGCCTAAGCGAAAAGCCAAAAACCCATTCAAAGTTCTTCCAAGCTacgctgaaaggttgaaaggtAGAGTGAACGCTACGTCATCCGGTGTCCTGTGTACTCTCTTCAAGAAAGCCCATGCAAGTTTTCTGAACAGGAACAGTAGTGTGTTGAAAGAAGGCGGCGTCGCTGACTACTTCCCGCCGGATCTTTTATCGACTTTCGATCGCCGCCCTGCGTACAACAAATGCGCCATCGTCGGGAGTTCAAGCTTTATGAACAATTCGAGTCTCGGATCGGAAATAG ATATGCATGATGCCGTACTGAGATTCAATTTTGCTCCTGTGAAGAACCACGAGCCAGATGTGGGAAGCAAGACGACCATACGATTGTTCAATAACCAACTCCTCGAGAAAGCTTCCTTCACACAGGAATTGGAGAAATTCGAGGATATTGgaagaaatgtaacttttaTTATGTGGAAAGGAGCTGAAGCCGTTTACGACGGGAACCTCACCGAG TGGTATGTACGAGTGCCGCATTTCTTAAAAGCATACATCGACTGGACACGAAAGCATCCAGATATTCCACTTCATGTTGTTAATCCTGTCACACTGTGGAGAGGTTGGGACATTATacaagaatttttcaacaaaCCTGTGGGGAAAATAATTCCTTCATCAGGATTTATAG GTGTGCTGGTAATGTTGCCTTTATGTGGAGAAATCAGTGTGTATGGTATGGTTAAACCGCGACGGGACGTTCACGACGTTTGTCACTACTACGTTAACAGGACGTGCCCTCCAATACGGAAACCATATCACCCGCTAGAGGCAGAGCGTAACGTGTTAAGGATGCTCAACACAGGCAGCCGGAATGAGCTGGAGCGAAAGGGAAAAGTCACTTTTCCAGGATTTTCATCAAGGGTTTGTCTCTGA